From Anopheles darlingi chromosome 2, idAnoDarlMG_H_01, whole genome shotgun sequence, the proteins below share one genomic window:
- the LOC125960122 gene encoding proteasome maturation protein, with the protein MESSIKVTPKMPSTFNDFPGHLAPRDESCVAQIQTVHPLKHSEENYNQHRHNLNMQMLRQREGLAAPLKLTMELKAVSKVGHLPFLPSTNIARDVLTGRDEMIEFSDIFNTPDHQEIIRQPHAVMEKVLGI; encoded by the exons ATG GAATCCTCAATTAAAGTGACGCCGAAGATGCCGTCGACGTTCAACGATTTCCCGGGACACTTGGCTCCGCGGGACGAGAGCTGCGTCGCGCAAATTCAGACCGTTCACCCGCTGAAACATTCGGAAGAAAAT TACAATCAGCATCGCCACAACCTCAACATGCAGATGCTGCGCCAGCGGGAAGGTTTGGCGGCTCCGCTGAAGCTGACGATGGAGCTGAAGGCGGTCTCGAAGGTTGGTCATCTaccgttccttccttctacAAATATCGCTCGTGATGTTCTTACTGGTCGCGACGAAATGATCGAATTTTCGGACATTTTCAACACTCCAGATCATCAAGAGATCATTCGTCAACCGCACGCTGTTATGGAGAAGGTATTGGGTATCTGA